The stretch of DNA CGGTGCGGAGTCACCCGCTCCCGACCCGATGGTCGTGGTCACGGCCGCCGCCCAGGTCCTGGAGTGCCTGCGCCGCATGGCCGACGTCGTCGACGGCGTCCCCCTCCTGCTCACCTGCCGCACCGCGACCGAGGGCGGCCGTGCCCACCTGGACGATGCCGGCTACGGCGCCGTCCTCGGCGCCGTGCTCGACGACCTGTCCACCTGGGCGCCTGAGCACCGTCCGGCCGCCATCGACGTCGAGGTCCAGCGCGGCTGCCTGCCGGGGGTCTCCGAGCAGGCCCACGGACTGGGCATCGACGTCGTCGCCTCCTTCCACGACTTCGAGGCCACCCCCGCCGACGATGTCCTGGAGGAGGTCCTGGCCCGCATGGTCAATGAGGGCGCGGACCTGGCCAAGATCGCCGTGTGGCCCACGAGTGCCGACGACGTCGCCCGCCTCCTGGGCGTGTGCGCTCGGGCCACGGCGGACCCGGGGGAGGGGACGGGCCTGGGCGTGCCCGTGGCCGCCATGTCCATGGGGGCGCTCGGTGCCGTCAGCCGTGTGGCGCCGGCCTTCGGGACGGCACTGACCTTCGCCGTCGTCTCCGACGAGCAGGGGGAGACCCAGGCCTCCGCCCCCGGCCAGCTGCCGATCCAGGACGTGCGCCGCTGCCTGGGGCTTCTGAAGGCCTGAACGATGCTCCGTGTCCGCGAGTTCGTAGGGTAGGTCGCGCGTTCGAGGGGTAGAGGGTACGAACGCGCTCCTTAAGGTACGACCGCGTGGAGCCGTCGGTGCCTCACAGCCCCTCCTCCCAGGCCAGGATCGTGCGGGCCATGAGGCCGGTGTTGCCGGTCTGGCAGTGGCTCGCCGCGCTCTCGGCCCGGGTGAAGGTGCGGGTGGTCACCGAGCGGGCGGCGGTGAGACGCTCGGCCTGACGAACCATCTGGTGGAGCGGCACGAACTCGTCCTCGGCGCCCTGCATGAGCAGAACGTCCCCGGTGACCCTGGGGGAGACGTCGGCCGTGGAGAAGGCTGCCGCAGCGCGCAGGAACTCGGCCGGGGAGTGCGTCCCCGTCACGTGCATGCCCTGCCACATGCCCCACCAGGTCACCGGGCTGCCGCGGGCCTGCTCGGTCAGTGCCCGGTTGAGAACCCTTGTGGGAGTCCGGGCGATGAGGGGATTAAGGTGTGTGAGGGACCGCCCGGCACCGCGCGCCAGAGTCGGCGGAAGTGACTGAGAGACGAGGACCTCCAGGAAGTCATCGAGCACATCGAAGGCGACGACGCGCCGGGCCCGCGGCTCTCCGGCAGCGGCGCGCATGACGAGCCCGCCTCCCAGCGACATGCCGACGAGCGTGGCCTCCTCGACGTCGAAGTGGTTCAGGACCGCCGAGACAGGCGCCGCCCAGTCGGCGCGCATGGTGAGCCTCTCGCTTCTCCCGGGCACTGTGTCCGCTTCCAGATCGGCCTCCAGGGCGCCGCCCTGCCCCGGGCCCTCAAAGGCGATGACCCTCCGGCCGCGCTGCGCCACCGCGGCCAGAACCGTGAAAGTCTCCTCGATGTAGGAGTCGAATCCGCCGAAGACGACCCAGGTGCTCTTCGGAGGCTTTGTGGCGCCCGCATCCACCAGCTCATAGGCGGGCAGGAACCCTCTCTCGAAAGGAACCGGCTCGGGCTCCAGCGCGAAGCAGCGTTGTAGAGAGGAGACGAACCTTCGGCGAGTCGGTGCCTTGAGCGGGTTGCCGGGCTGCATGAAGAACTCCGCCCCACGGGCGAAGAAGGCCGCCTCCAGATCGCGCTCCTCATCCCGGACCCGGTCGGCCAGGGCCAGACCTGGTCGGTGTGTCGCAGTCGGGGCGTCAGGTGTCCAGCGGGGTCAGAACGGCGATTTTCCAGCTCTCACTGTCGCGGACGAGTTGGTAGAGGAAGCGCTCTTCCTGCCTGCTGGGGCTGTGGGTCCAGGTGACATCGACCCAGATGCTGTGCCCGGTGCTGGCGACGACCTTGACTGCTGCGTGGGTAGTGGTGACACCCTCGTACTGGCTGAATGCTCCGGCGAAGAACTGCTCGGTCTGTGAGGCGCTGGAGACTGCGATGGGATGCTCGGGGAACTCGATCAGCGCGGGCACGGCGTAGTGCTCGGCGATGGCCTCGGCGTTTCGGTCGAGCAGAGCACGGGTGTAGGAATTGAAGAACTGCTCTGCGATGGCGTTGTGAGTCATATCCTCAACGTTACGCACCAACCCGGACAGGCCCGTGTCGTCGTTACGCTGAGGCCATGAATCCACCCCGTGGCCAGGCGTCCGCGGCTTCACGTGACGCCCACCTGACCCTGCGGCGGGTGGAGCGTCAGCAGCACCTCATCGAGCGACTGCATGCCAGCTCGAAGCGGCTCACCCTCGGCCGTCTCGCCACCGACCTGGACGTGACCGAGCGGACCATTGCCCGCGACCTGGAACGGCTGCGCCACTCCGGCGTGCCGATCACCGTGACCCCCGGCCGAGGCGGTGGCGCCACCATCGAGCACGCTGGCCCGCCTGGACCTGTTGAGTTGGATCTCCCGGAGATCGCCGCTCTGATGGCCAGCCTCACCGCCCTTGGGCCGACCGCCAGTGACTCCGCTTCCTCCGCCATGCGTAAGCTCACCGCTGCGCTCGTGACCACGGGGAGCGCGTTCGTAAGCGGCGCAGGAAGCGCGTGAAAGTGCTGTGAAGGCCCCTGTACAGGCTGTGGCCACGCTCCGCGAGGAGCAGCTGATCGTCAAGACGTCACCGCGCTAACTCACCTCAGCGCGTCTCCCAGCTGACCTCCCCCGCCTGTCGCTGCCGCCGGGTGGGGCGCCTCACCGGGAGCGCGGCTGTTCGCGCGGCGTGCCCATGCCGTATTCTTGCCCACGTTGCCCCGGCGAGGGACGCGTCTTGAGAAGGCGCGCATCCGTGATCGACGTGGTGGTACCTGGCGGTACTGCGCGTCGTTGCGCCCAGCCGGACCACCATCAGCCGCGGGGCACCGGGCCCCGCTTCATCCGCAAGGAGAGCCTCATGGCCAACAACGCCATCACCCTCAAGGCCCAGGACCGCACCGAGTTCGGCAAGGGCTCCGCCCGCCAGGCCCGCCGCGCCGGCCGGGTTCCCGTCGTCGTCTACGGACACGGCACCGAGCCCCGCCACCTCCTGCTTGAGGAGCACGCCACCCGCCTGGCCCTGCGCAGCAACGACAACGCCCTGGTCGAGCTGGACATCGACGGCGGTGAGACCCTTCTGGCCCTGGCCAAGGACGTGCAGCGCCACCCCATCCGCCCCGGCGTGCAGCACGTCGACTTCCTCCTGGTGAACCGCAACGAGCGCGTCGATGTCGAGGTTCCGGTCACCGTCATCGGCACCGCCGACCCCGGCACCATGCACATGATCGAGGCCGCCACCATCATGGTCTCCGCCCCGGCCGTCTCCGTCCCCGAGGCCATCGAGGTCGACATCACCGGCGTCGCCGCCGGTACCGTCCTCACCATCGCGGACATCACCCTGCCCGAGGGCCTGGAGGCCGTCTCCGACGCCGAGACCGCCGTGGTCAACGTGGCCAACGAGCACGCCGTCGCCTCCGAGGTCCCCGAGGTCGTCCCCGCCGAGGGTGACGCCGAGGACGCGGCCGAGTGAATCGCGCGTGACCCGCATGAACAGCCGTGACGACGCGCCGGCCTGCGCCCGTCCCACGCCGGGGCGGGCCGCATGAGTGAGCCCTGGCTCGTCGTCGGGCTGGGGAACCCCGGGACCCGGTACGCCCGCAACCGCCACAACGTCGGCTACATGGTGCTCGACGTCCTGGCCGAGCGCACCGGGTCCCGGTTCTCCAACCACAAGAAGGCCCGCGCCCGCGTGGCCGAGGGACGCCTGGGACTCATGCCCGGCGGCGCCCCTGGCCCCCGCGTCATCCTGGCCGAGCCCTCGGTGCTCATGAACCTCTCCGGCGGGCCCGTGTCCGGGCTCGTCTCCTACTACGGCATCGACCCCGCGACCCGCCTGCTCGTCATCCACGATGAGCTCGACCTGCCCGCCCACGAGCTGCGACTCAAGCGCGGTGGCGGCGAGGGCGGCCACAACGGCCTGCGCTCCATCAGCAAGTCCATCTCCACCAAGGACTACGCGCGCCTGCGCGTGGGCATTGGCCGCCCACCGGGCCGCCAGGACCCCTCCGACTTCGTCCTGTCCGACTTCCCCGGCCGCGAGCGCGCCGACCTCGGCGTCACCCTGGAGCAGGCCGCCGACGTCGTCGAGCAGGTCGTCACACTGGGCTTCGACGACGCCCAGCAGCGCCTCCACGCTCCTCGTTGACACAAGGCTGTTCAATCAGGGGCGGGCGGGATGGACGCTCGAAGGCGTGAACGGGTCGGGCTGGAGCGCCGTGAGGAACGAGCAGTGTGGAGGGCTGCCGAGAGCGCCTATCCCGCCCGACCCGTCGGCGGCCGTCCCAACGATGTTGCCCGGGCTCAGGCCATGAGGCCGGTCTCGTAGGCGACGACGACGGCCTGGACTCGGTCGCGCACGTCGAGCTTGGCGAGCACGTTGCCCACATGGGTCTTGACGGTGGTGGCCGACACAACGAGGCGGTCCGCGATCTCCGCGTTCGACATGCCCTGGCTCATGAGCACCAGGATCTCCTTCTCACGCGGGGTCAGGGAGTCGATTCGTGGGTCCGAGGCCTGGATCGGATGGCCCGAGTTCGGCAGCGAGGAGGCGAACATCTCCAGCATCCGCTGGGTGATGCGCGGCGAGACGACCGCCTCCCCGGAGGCCACTGTGCGGATCGCCTCGGCGAGCTCGGTGGGGCGGGTGTCCTTGAGCAGGAAACCCGATGCCCCGGCGCGCAGCCCGGCGAAGGCGTACTCGTCCAGGTCGAAGGTGGTCAGGATGAGCACGCGCGTGCCCGGGCACTCCCGGGCGATGAGCTCGGTGGCCTCGATGCCGTTCATCCCCGGCATGCGCACGTCCATGAGGATGACGTCGGGGTGCAGGGCCTTGGCCTGGGCCAGGGCGGCCGTGCCGTCGGATGCCTCGCCGACGACGTTGATGTCGTCCTCGGCCTCCAGCACCATGCGGAAGCCCATCCGCATGAGGGCCTGGTCGTCCGCGAGCACGACGCTGATCGGGCCTCTGACCTCGCCGGGCCGTTCGACCTCGGGCTGGAGGGAGTGGTCGTTACTCACAGGGGCGTCTGCCACGAGGAAGTCCCTTCGTCATGCTCATCCCAGCGTAGGACTGCGCGGACTTGCCAGCCCGTGGGTGTCGGGCCGGCCTGTACGGTCCCACCATAGACCGATGCACGCTCCCGCATGCCGATGATTCCCTTGCCGGATCCGTGCATCGGGCGAGTGCCGGGGGCGGCATCGTTGTCCACGATCAGGACCACGGTGCCGATGTGCCGTTCGACGTCGACGCTGACGGCCGGCGTCGTCGGTGCGTAGCGCAGCACGTTGGTCAGTGCCTCCTGGGCAATGCGGAACACCGTGAGCTGGAGTGCCTTGTCCGCCGGGAGGGCGGCGCCGACCCACCGGTAGTTGACGGGCACGCCCGCCGCCTTGAAGCGCTTGACCAGCTCGGTGATGTCGGCCTGCTCGGGGGCCGGTGCCAGGGGCAGGTCGCCCCGGGAGTGGTCGGTCCCGCTGTCGGTGGCCTGTTGGCGCAGGCTGGCGATGGGGGCGCTGGGCTCGACCGGCGCCACCGTGCCCAGTGGAGCGAACTCGGGGACCGGTACGTCGCGGACCTCGTGGCTGTGGGCCGATGGCGCAGAGGCCGCCGAGGGTGCCGACAGCCCTGAAGCCGTTGTCTTTCTCCCGAAGCTCCAGCGGGAGCGACGTGCGGAGGTGGGATGCGCGGGGGTTGCGGACGACTCCGGGGAGACGGCCTCAGCGGGAGGTGCCGACGGCGTCTGCGGGACGCAGTCGGGAGATGATGCGGACTGCCCTGAGCCCGCTGAGGCGGCGGGGCCCGGTGAGCCGGCCGGGCCGGCGGCGACCGACGGGTCCTCTCGCAGGACCCCCACCAGGCGGCGGGTGTCGGCCAGGGCGCTGCGTCCGGCCTCGGCCAGGGTCTCCATGGCCTGCTTGGCGACGGCCGGGTTCCGCTCCACGGTGGCGGCGGCGCCGTCGGCCATGGTGATCATGACGGCCAGGGAATGGGCGACGACGTCGTGCATCTCCCGGGCGATGCGGCTGCGCTCCTCGGCGGCCGCCAGTAGCGCACCCTGCTCGCGGGCCAGCGCCATCCGGGCCGAACGGGCCTCCAGGGCCTTGATACGCAGGCGGATAGAACGGGTGTTGACACCCACGAGGACACCAACGGCCGTCACGAGGCCCGCGATGAGTATGTTTTGCCCGAACTGCATGAAGGAGTAGGACGGGTCCAGGAGGAAGCTGTCGCAGGTGGAGACGATGAGGTTGACGGCCCACGCTGTCCAGGCGACAGAAGCCCGGCGATGCGAGGCGAGGGTGCCCAGGCAGATCGGCATGGCCAGTGCGGGAATCAAGATCATGCCGAATGACATGGAGATACGCTGCTGCGCTTCCAGGTGAAGGGCGTACTTCTGTGTCAAGAGGTAGATCTCAGGAATGAGCAGCAAGGCGGCCCACACCCACAAGGGACAACGCCGTCGCAGTGCGAGTGCGGCTCCACCGAGCCCCAGCGCGGAGAGTGTGATCGGCAGATGCAGAGTGGCGTTGGGGTCGGCGTCCGGCCCCTTTGAGTTCAGGAACATCATCAGCAGGTTCAGCAGAACGACCCCGCTGGCGATGAGCGCGTCCGCAATCGCCAGGTGACGGTGGTACCACTTCCTGATCGCACGCAGCAGCCCCCGGGTGGCGGGCTCCGACTGAAGGTCCGGGTCGATGTCTGCGGACATGTCAGTGGTGGGACGGCCGGGCTGAAGGATGGGCAGCTGGCTGGACATAGGACTCAGTGTGTCATTCCACGGGGTCGTGATCGACGTCGACTTGTGCGGCTGTGATGACCGGAACCGGTGGGATCGGGGGCGGCGGGCTGCCTGCTCGTCGTTGGAGACGAGGGCCGAGGGATTGGGTGAGGTTGCCGTCGGCAGGGAACGGACCATGGCCCGCAGGAGGGCGGGGTTGGCCAGGATCGAGCGGAGCGACGTCCCCGCCTCGGGAGAACCGGAGTTCTCCCGAGGCGAGGTGGGTGAAGGGGCTGAGGCAGGAGGCGTGGGTACTGACATGGGTCAAGACCTCCGGACGGTTTCGGCGGGGTGCCGGCTCAGGCGTCGCGCCGGGAGAAGACGAACCAGGCGGCGATGAGCGGGATGATCGCCCAGGCGGCGAAGACTGCGACGGCCTGACCGTGGCTGAGGAACTGGGCGCCCTGCCCACCCCACTCGGTGGTGCGCTGGAACGGGTCGGAGACGGCCTCGGAGACGGTGCTGGGCAGGCAGCCGATGATCTTGTTGATCCACTCCCACTTGCTGGCCGCGACCTGGAGAGGCGTGGAGATGATGAACAGGATGGAGACGATCACGGTGATGGTGCCGGCGGTGGAACGCAGCAGGAAGCCGATGCCCAGGGCCATGAGGGCGATGCCGACGAAGACCAGACCCGAGCCCCAGATGTGTCCGGCGTAGTGCGAGTCGGTCAGGGAGCCGGCGTGCTCGCCGAGGAAGGGCTTGGAGATCGCCCAGGACAGGAAGACGGACACCGATCCCAGAATGAAGGCGACGATCGTGAGAACCACGGCCTTGGACACCAGGAGCCGTCCGCGTCTGGGGGAGGCGGCCAGGGAGGAGCGGATCTGCCCGGAGGAGTACTCGCCGGTGATGATGAGGGCTCCCAGGACCGCGACGACGATCTGTCCGAATGTCAGACCGGAGGTGATCAAGTTCTTGGCCATGTCCTGGTGCTGCTCGGACTGTCCGAAAGCGGCGGCGAGACCGGCGCCGAAAAGAACGGTCAGGGTGATGGTGATGAAGGAGGTGATCCAGGTCGAGCGCAGGGTCCAGAACTTGATCCACTCGGCGCGCACGGAGCGCAGGATGGTCTGGCGGCCCTGCACGCGCAGGCTCGTGGGGTGCTGGGGCGTTGGCAGTCATGACAGGGCTTTCTGGTGCGAGATGAACGTGAGGAGGCGGGTACACGATGAGCCGGTGGCTCACCTGGAGCGTGAGCCGGCGTGACCCTCAGGGCTGGGGCCGGCTCTGCCGGGCGGCCTGGTCCAACGGCTGTGGCGCCAGCTGGTGGGCGGGGTCGGTGCGGTACTCCACGGAGTCGCTGGTCAGGGTCAGGTAGGCCTCTTCGAGGCTGGCGTGAATGGTGGTGAGCTCGTGCAGGACGATGCCGCCCTGCGCGGCGAGCTCGCCGATGGCGGCGGCGGTGGTGGCGGTGGTCTCCAGGACGCTGGGGCCCACGGGACGGGCGGCCAGGTTGCGAGCGGCCATGAGCTCGGCGAGTTGGGTGGCCTGGGGGGACGCCACGCGCACGCGGTCGGTGGTGGCCGAGGCGATGACGTCGTCGACCGGTCCGGCCGACAGGATGCGGCCGCGGCCGATGACCAGGAGCTGGTCGGCGGTCTGGGCCATCTCGCTCATGAGGTGGGAGGAGATGAAGACGGTGCGGCCCTCGCCGGCCAGGCGGCGGCAGGTCTCGCGCACCCACTTGACGCCCTCGGGGTCCAGGCCGTTGACGGGCTCGTCGAACAGGAGCACGCCGGGGTCGCCCAGGAGGGCGGCGGCGATGCCCAGGCGCTGGCCCATGCCCAGGGAGAAGCCCTTGACGCGCTTCTTGGCCACCGAGGTCAGGCCGGTGATCTCCAGGACCTCGTCGACCCGCTTGGTCGGGATGCCGTTGGAGGCGGCCAGCTGGCGCAGGTGGTTGCGGGCGTTGCGCGAACCGTGCAGGCCCTTGGCGTCCAGCAGGGCGCCGACCTCGCACAGGGGAGCGGACAGGTCGCGGTAGGGGTGCCCGTTGACGGTGACCTTGCCGCTGGTGGGCTTGTCCAGGCCCATGATCATGCGCATCGTGGTGGACTTACCGGCCCCGTTGGGGCCCAGGAAGCCGGTCACGGTGCCGGGCTTCACGGTGAAGGAGATGTTGTCCACCGCGGTCTTGTGACCGTAGCGCTTGGTGAGATTGACTGCCTCGATCATGATGTTCTCTCTTCGACGTAGGCCTCTGGGGAGGCGGGCGGGGGTGGTTCGGGATGTGAGGGCCGGGCCTAGGATCCAAGTGGCTCGGTGGTTTGCTGGAGGTGGGTTGGACGGCGAGTGGTTGACCGGAGCGGGTTTTCCCGGAGCTCAACCGGATGGCTCCAGCCTAGGAACGCGCCGCCGGCGGCGAATCGGCCGTGGTGACGAACCCGGGCCGAACCGAGGCCGGGCCGCCAGGCGTAGGCGGGTCATCCTGGAGGATGAGAACCGATCGGTCGAAGAAAGTCGGAGAAAGGGGCCAGGGGGATTACAAGGGCTGCCGACTCCTGCCGAGCGCATGGGTACCTCTCCCCTGAATTGAGTGCTACGTCGTCAGGGAAAGGGGTTTCCTTCACCGTACCGGGGATGCGCATAATGAGCCCAGTTCCCGGTAGCGGCCCTCGTCGGTCGGCCGGGCTGCGAGCGGGCGCCCTCCGGGCCGTTCGCCCCATACCCCTCAGAGAGGATGAGAGGATCATGTCCAACCCCTTCTTCAGCCGCAGCGCCGCCTTCCAGGAAGGCGGCCGGGTGGCAGGGTCGGCTCCGACCCAGACGCCCAACGGCTACCCCACGATGCCGGGCTACCAGGCCGGACAGTATGGGCAGCAGCCCAACCAGTACGGGCAGGAGGCCACCGGCTACGGGCAGCAGTACGGCCAGTACGGTCAGAGCGCCAACCAGTACGGCCAGACCGCCGGCTACGGCCAGGTGAGCCCCGAGCAGATGGCCGGCCTGGAGGCCCAGTACCAGGCGCCGTCGGCCACCAACGCGGACATGCGCCGTATGACCTACGACGACGTCATCATCCGCACCGCCGGCATGTTCGCCATCATCCTGGGCACGGGTGCCATCTCCTGGAACCTGGTGACCAGCATCGATGAGACGACCCTCGGGCTGGGCGTCATGGCGATGTTCGTAGGCCTCATCGGCAGCCTGGCCCTGGGACTGGTCAACGCCTTCAAGCGGGAGCCCTCCCCGGCCCTCATCCTGGCCTACGCGGCCTTCGAGGGTCTCCTGCTCGGCGGCTTCTCCGGCTTCATGGAGGCCCGCTACGAGGGCATCGTCGTCCAGGCCGTCCTG from Actinomyces sp. Marseille-P3109 encodes:
- a CDS encoding type I 3-dehydroquinate dehydratase; protein product: MSAGTSLPQGGCAITSGSGELPAVAVSLTGPTAARARIQARRAIEVGADVLELRADLLEEADALVAFAEASGAESPAPDPMVVVTAAAQVLECLRRMADVVDGVPLLLTCRTATEGGRAHLDDAGYGAVLGAVLDDLSTWAPEHRPAAIDVEVQRGCLPGVSEQAHGLGIDVVASFHDFEATPADDVLEEVLARMVNEGADLAKIAVWPTSADDVARLLGVCARATADPGEGTGLGVPVAAMSMGALGAVSRVAPAFGTALTFAVVSDEQGETQASAPGQLPIQDVRRCLGLLKA
- a CDS encoding alpha/beta fold hydrolase, whose product is MQPGNPLKAPTRRRFVSSLQRCFALEPEPVPFERGFLPAYELVDAGATKPPKSTWVVFGGFDSYIEETFTVLAAVAQRGRRVIAFEGPGQGGALEADLEADTVPGRSERLTMRADWAAPVSAVLNHFDVEEATLVGMSLGGGLVMRAAAGEPRARRVVAFDVLDDFLEVLVSQSLPPTLARGAGRSLTHLNPLIARTPTRVLNRALTEQARGSPVTWWGMWQGMHVTGTHSPAEFLRAAAAFSTADVSPRVTGDVLLMQGAEDEFVPLHQMVRQAERLTAARSVTTRTFTRAESAASHCQTGNTGLMARTILAWEEGL
- a CDS encoding nuclear transport factor 2 family protein, giving the protein MTHNAIAEQFFNSYTRALLDRNAEAIAEHYAVPALIEFPEHPIAVSSASQTEQFFAGAFSQYEGVTTTHAAVKVVASTGHSIWVDVTWTHSPSRQEERFLYQLVRDSESWKIAVLTPLDT
- a CDS encoding helix-turn-helix transcriptional regulator → MNPPRGQASAASRDAHLTLRRVERQQHLIERLHASSKRLTLGRLATDLDVTERTIARDLERLRHSGVPITVTPGRGGGATIEHAGPPGPVELDLPEIAALMASLTALGPTASDSASSAMRKLTAALVTTGSAFVSGAGSA
- a CDS encoding 50S ribosomal protein L25/general stress protein Ctc, encoding MANNAITLKAQDRTEFGKGSARQARRAGRVPVVVYGHGTEPRHLLLEEHATRLALRSNDNALVELDIDGGETLLALAKDVQRHPIRPGVQHVDFLLVNRNERVDVEVPVTVIGTADPGTMHMIEAATIMVSAPAVSVPEAIEVDITGVAAGTVLTIADITLPEGLEAVSDAETAVVNVANEHAVASEVPEVVPAEGDAEDAAE
- the pth gene encoding aminoacyl-tRNA hydrolase, with the protein product MSEPWLVVGLGNPGTRYARNRHNVGYMVLDVLAERTGSRFSNHKKARARVAEGRLGLMPGGAPGPRVILAEPSVLMNLSGGPVSGLVSYYGIDPATRLLVIHDELDLPAHELRLKRGGGEGGHNGLRSISKSISTKDYARLRVGIGRPPGRQDPSDFVLSDFPGRERADLGVTLEQAADVVEQVVTLGFDDAQQRLHAPR
- a CDS encoding response regulator, translating into MADAPVSNDHSLQPEVERPGEVRGPISVVLADDQALMRMGFRMVLEAEDDINVVGEASDGTAALAQAKALHPDVILMDVRMPGMNGIEATELIARECPGTRVLILTTFDLDEYAFAGLRAGASGFLLKDTRPTELAEAIRTVASGEAVVSPRITQRMLEMFASSLPNSGHPIQASDPRIDSLTPREKEILVLMSQGMSNAEIADRLVVSATTVKTHVGNVLAKLDVRDRVQAVVVAYETGLMA
- a CDS encoding sensor histidine kinase: MSVPTPPASAPSPTSPRENSGSPEAGTSLRSILANPALLRAMVRSLPTATSPNPSALVSNDEQAARRPRSHRFRSSQPHKSTSITTPWNDTLSPMSSQLPILQPGRPTTDMSADIDPDLQSEPATRGLLRAIRKWYHRHLAIADALIASGVVLLNLLMMFLNSKGPDADPNATLHLPITLSALGLGGAALALRRRCPLWVWAALLLIPEIYLLTQKYALHLEAQQRISMSFGMILIPALAMPICLGTLASHRRASVAWTAWAVNLIVSTCDSFLLDPSYSFMQFGQNILIAGLVTAVGVLVGVNTRSIRLRIKALEARSARMALAREQGALLAAAEERSRIAREMHDVVAHSLAVMITMADGAAATVERNPAVAKQAMETLAEAGRSALADTRRLVGVLREDPSVAAGPAGSPGPAASAGSGQSASSPDCVPQTPSAPPAEAVSPESSATPAHPTSARRSRWSFGRKTTASGLSAPSAASAPSAHSHEVRDVPVPEFAPLGTVAPVEPSAPIASLRQQATDSGTDHSRGDLPLAPAPEQADITELVKRFKAAGVPVNYRWVGAALPADKALQLTVFRIAQEALTNVLRYAPTTPAVSVDVERHIGTVVLIVDNDAAPGTRPMHGSGKGIIGMRERASVYGGTVQAGPTPTGWQVRAVLRWDEHDEGTSSWQTPL
- a CDS encoding ABC transporter permease subunit; the protein is MQGRQTILRSVRAEWIKFWTLRSTWITSFITITLTVLFGAGLAAAFGQSEQHQDMAKNLITSGLTFGQIVVAVLGALIITGEYSSGQIRSSLAASPRRGRLLVSKAVVLTIVAFILGSVSVFLSWAISKPFLGEHAGSLTDSHYAGHIWGSGLVFVGIALMALGIGFLLRSTAGTITVIVSILFIISTPLQVAASKWEWINKIIGCLPSTVSEAVSDPFQRTTEWGGQGAQFLSHGQAVAVFAAWAIIPLIAAWFVFSRRDA
- a CDS encoding ABC transporter ATP-binding protein yields the protein MIEAVNLTKRYGHKTAVDNISFTVKPGTVTGFLGPNGAGKSTTMRMIMGLDKPTSGKVTVNGHPYRDLSAPLCEVGALLDAKGLHGSRNARNHLRQLAASNGIPTKRVDEVLEITGLTSVAKKRVKGFSLGMGQRLGIAAALLGDPGVLLFDEPVNGLDPEGVKWVRETCRRLAGEGRTVFISSHLMSEMAQTADQLLVIGRGRILSAGPVDDVIASATTDRVRVASPQATQLAELMAARNLAARPVGPSVLETTATTAAAIGELAAQGGIVLHELTTIHASLEEAYLTLTSDSVEYRTDPAHQLAPQPLDQAARQSRPQP
- a CDS encoding Bax inhibitor-1/YccA family protein — encoded protein: MSNPFFSRSAAFQEGGRVAGSAPTQTPNGYPTMPGYQAGQYGQQPNQYGQEATGYGQQYGQYGQSANQYGQTAGYGQVSPEQMAGLEAQYQAPSATNADMRRMTYDDVIIRTAGMFAIILGTGAISWNLVTSIDETTLGLGVMAMFVGLIGSLALGLVNAFKREPSPALILAYAAFEGLLLGGFSGFMEARYEGIVVQAVLATLATFGAMLAAYSYGGFRVQGRFRRVVVVATLGYGVFCLINLGLSMTGVVGGAWGLRSMTIMGIPLGVPLGILAVILASFFLAIDFESIENGVRNGLPRRYAWAGAFGLVLTIVWLYVEFLRLLSYFRD